The following are encoded in a window of Syngnathus scovelli strain Florida chromosome 4, RoL_Ssco_1.2, whole genome shotgun sequence genomic DNA:
- the LOC125967426 gene encoding cyclic nucleotide-gated channel beta-3 isoform X2, whose protein sequence is MTSWLLQLVPRPPESNRLQEPLSSTRDESKQEVASSRGSQAFPPDVEQAAVARGRGALPSAVCPDATAAVARLPAESTRGDTVPAGIMGWIVGSLERTLPRPARQQEADDDVQESVVKKSQLQPLDVQPSAKDADEEKRGDNQFEDEGPTPPEENVETDAGQAVPAPVEERLRRQRLEAARVAEDVARKAALEAVRRLEAEHSAASRIRQLPNIPEEQNEDRPGRSAGSPEVTGALSASSAGRPDDRVESPWRPEAAVDCCSAGLRLETGIPEIVTPPPSCSPEPALRTAELSAEQEDDDDADESVRVGLESETCRGDLLTADVRPASAASVGSVVVQDRLCQLVRLFKGRTERHKDRLVDPDDSEQESPTASPSKAPPPPPSPPPGADEMEAPMGGKEEEAALRLDILGHPLQIPKLAMPKWLGAMAEFRFPSSIDPFTDLVYVLWLFLVVAAWNWNVWLIPVRWAFPYQSPENLHLWLLVDYTCDLVYIVDILIFQPRLQFVRGGDIVCDKKAMQENYMTTERFKMDVISLFPMEIFYYWTGVTSLLRFPRLLKYHVFFEFNDRMEAVMKKAYIYRVIRTSTYLLYSLHINACLFYWGSDYQGLGSTKWVYDGKGNAYIRCYYFAVKTLITIGGLPDPTTVFEICFQLINYFVGVFAFSIMIGQMRDVVGAATAGENYYRACVDGTAKYMNSYDIPKAVRNRIKTWYDYTWKSQGMLDEQELLLQLPAKMRLDMAVDVNYSIVSKVALFQGCDRQMVFDMLTRLKSVVYLPGDFVCKKGEIGREMYIIKQGEVQVVGGPDLQTVFVTIRAGSVFGEISLLAGGGGNRRTANVKAHGFANLFILDKKDLAEILVHYPESQKLLRKKAKTMLTKDKKPEEKGGGKEAAQVIPVPPDTPKMFKAAMRVTAQAGMAGTFAKLKKRSGQPQAPDSPCPPAVTMTSATEGEELLAVEAATSKDQQQVDGAETGVGEDAK, encoded by the exons ATGACGAGCTGGCTGCTCCAACTGGTTCCCCGCCCCCCCGAGAGCAACCGACTTCAGGAACCG CTCAGCAGCACCCGGGATGAGTCCAAACAGGAAGTGGCCTCGTCTCGTGGGAGCCAGGCCTTCCCTCCCGACGTGGAGCAGGCGGCCGTCGCACGGGGCCGCGGCGCTCTGCCCTCGGCCGTCTGCCCGGACGCTACGGCGGCAG TCGCGCGCCTTCCGGCGGAGTCCACGCGTGGGGACACCGTCCCGGCTGG TATTATGGGATGGATCGTCGGCAGCCTGGAGCGCACCTTACCCCGGCCCGCGCGCCAGCAG GAAGCTGACGATGACGTTCAAGAGT CGGTTGTGAAGAAGAGCCAGCTGCAACCTTTGGATGTCCAGCCGTCAGCAAAAGACGCCGATGAGGAGAAGCGGGGGGACAACCAG TTTGAAGATGAGGGCCCGACTCCGCCCGAGGAGAACGTCGAGACGGATGCCGGCCAGGCGGTTCCGGCTCCTGTGGAGGAACG CCTGCGGCGGCAGCGTCTGGAGGCCGCCCGTGTGGCTGAGGACGTGGCCAGGAAGGCGGCGCTGGAGGCCGTGCGACGGCTGGAGGCAGAACACTCGGCTGCCTCGCGCATCCGACA ACTTCCAAACATCCCGGAGGAGCAAAACGAGGACCGACCCGG GCGCTCGGCCGGCTCACCGGAAGTCACGGGCGCCCTTTCCGCGagttcggccggccggccagacgACCGGGTAGAGTCACCCTGGAGACCCGAAGCGGCTGTCGATTGCTGTTCAGCAGGTCTGCGACTGGAAACGGGAATCCCCGAGATTGTTACGCCGCCACCGAGCTGCTCCCCCGAGCCGGCACTCAG GACCGCAGAGCTCTCGGCGGAGCAGGAGGATGACGACGACGCCGACGAGTCGGTGAGGGTCGGACTCGAGTCTGAGACCTGTCGAGGGGACTTGCTGACTgcaga CGTCCGTCCGGCGTCTGCGGCCAGCGTCGGAAGCGTCGTGGTCCAGGACCGCCTCTGCCAGCTGGTACGGCTCTTCAAAGGTCGGACGGAACGCCACAAAGACCGTCTGGTGGATCCGGACGATTCGGAGCAGGAAAGTCCCACCGCCT CTCCCAGCAAAGCTCCGCCTcccccaccctcacccccacctggaGCAGACGAGATGGAAGCCCCCATGGGTGGAAAGGAAGAAGAAGCTGCGTTACGCCTCGACATTCTGGGACATCCACTTCAAATTCCCAAACTCGCAATGCCCAAATGGCTCGGAGCCATGGCGGAGTTCCGGTTCCCCTCCAGCATTGACCCGTTCACCG ACTTGGTCTACGTGCTGTGGCTGTTCTTGGTGGTCGCGGCCTGGAACTGGAACGTTTGGCTGATACCCGTTCGCTGGGCCTTTCCCTACCAGTCCCCGGAGAACCTCCACCTTTGGCTCCTGGTCGACTACACCTGCGATCTGGTTTACATTGTGGACATCCTGATCTTCCAGCCCCGCCTACAGTTTGTCCGCGGGGGGGACATTGTG TGTGATAAAAAAGCCATGCAAGAAAACTACATGACCACCGAGAGATTCAAG ATGGACGTTATCAGTCTGTTTCCCATGGAAATCTTCTACTACTGGACAGGAGTCACGTCTCTGCTAAGATTCCCTCGCCTGCTCAAG tACCATGTTTTCTTCGAGTTTAACGACAGAATGGAAGCGGTGATGAAGAAGGCCTACATCTACAG GGTGATCCGGACCTCCACCTACCTACTGTACTCTCTGCACATCAACGCGTGCCTGTTCTACTGGGGCTCCGACTACCAAGGCTTAGGTTCAACCAAGTGGGTTTACGACGGAAAAGGCAACGC TTACATCCGATGTTACTACTTTGCGGTGAAGACGTTGATCACCATTGGTGGTCTTCCCGACCCAACCACCGTCTTTGAGATCTGCTTTCAGCTCATCAACTATTTTGTGGGCGTCTTCGCTTTCTCCATCATGATCGGACAG ATGAGGGACGTGGTGGGGGCGGCCACGGCTGGCGAGAACTACTACCGGGCCTGCGTGGACGGCACCGCCAAATACATGAACTCGTATGACATTCCCAAGGCCGTCCGTAACCGGATCAAGACCTGGTACGACTACACGTGGAAGAGCCAAGGCATGCTGG ACGAGCAAGAGTTGCTGCTGCAGCTTCCTGCCAAGATGAGACTGGACATGGCTGTGGATGTCAACTACTCCATCGTTAGCAAGGTGGCGCTCTTCCAG GGTTGTGATCGTCAAATGGTGTTTGACATGCTGACAAGACTCAAATCTGTTGTCTACCTGCCAGGAGACTTTGTGTGTAAGAAG GGTGAGATCGGCAGGGAAATGTACATCATCAAGCAGGGCGAGGTCCAAGTGGTGGGCGGTCCAGACCTTCAGACAGTTTTTGTCACCATCAGGGCAGGCTCAGTGTTTGGCGAGATCAG TTTGTTGGCCGGGGGCGGAGGAAACCGTCGCACTGCCAACGTGAAGGCACATGGATTCGCCAACCTGTTCATCCTGGACAAGAAGGACCTGGCAGAAATCCTGGTTCACTATCCAGAGTCCCAGAAACTTCTCCGCAAGAAGGCCAA GACCATGCTGACTAAGGACAAGAAGCCGGAGGAAAAGGGAGGCGGCAAAGAGGCCGCCCAGGTCATCCCGGTCCCACCAGACACGCCCAAAATGTTCAAGGCGGCCATGCGGGTGACGGCGCAGGCGGGAATGGCGGGAACCTTCGCCAAACTCAAGAAGCGCTCGGGCCAGCCTCAG GCTCCGGACTCTCCTTGCCCACCGGCCGTCACCATGACATCAGCGACGGAAGGGGAGGAGCTTCTAGCGGTGGAGGCGGCGACATCTAAAGACCAGCAGCAAGTGGACGGAGCAGAGACTGGAGTGGGGGAAGACGCCAAGTGA
- the LOC125967426 gene encoding cyclic nucleotide-gated channel beta-3 isoform X1 — MTSWLLQLVPRPPESNRLQEPLSSTRDESKQEVASSRGSQAFPPDVEQAAVARGRGALPSAVCPDATAAVARLPAESTRGDTVPAGIMGWIVGSLERTLPRPARQQEADDDVQESVVKKSQLQPLDVQPSAKDADEEKRGDNQFEDEGPTPPEENVETDAGQAVPAPVEERLRRQRLEAARVAEDVARKAALEAVRRLEAEHSAASRIRQLPNIPEEQNEDRPGRSAGSPEVTGALSASSAGRPDDRVESPWRPEAAVDCCSAGLRLETGIPEIVTPPPSCSPEPALSRTAELSAEQEDDDDADESVRVGLESETCRGDLLTADVRPASAASVGSVVVQDRLCQLVRLFKGRTERHKDRLVDPDDSEQESPTASPSKAPPPPPSPPPGADEMEAPMGGKEEEAALRLDILGHPLQIPKLAMPKWLGAMAEFRFPSSIDPFTDLVYVLWLFLVVAAWNWNVWLIPVRWAFPYQSPENLHLWLLVDYTCDLVYIVDILIFQPRLQFVRGGDIVCDKKAMQENYMTTERFKMDVISLFPMEIFYYWTGVTSLLRFPRLLKYHVFFEFNDRMEAVMKKAYIYRVIRTSTYLLYSLHINACLFYWGSDYQGLGSTKWVYDGKGNAYIRCYYFAVKTLITIGGLPDPTTVFEICFQLINYFVGVFAFSIMIGQMRDVVGAATAGENYYRACVDGTAKYMNSYDIPKAVRNRIKTWYDYTWKSQGMLDEQELLLQLPAKMRLDMAVDVNYSIVSKVALFQGCDRQMVFDMLTRLKSVVYLPGDFVCKKGEIGREMYIIKQGEVQVVGGPDLQTVFVTIRAGSVFGEISLLAGGGGNRRTANVKAHGFANLFILDKKDLAEILVHYPESQKLLRKKAKTMLTKDKKPEEKGGGKEAAQVIPVPPDTPKMFKAAMRVTAQAGMAGTFAKLKKRSGQPQAPDSPCPPAVTMTSATEGEELLAVEAATSKDQQQVDGAETGVGEDAK; from the exons ATGACGAGCTGGCTGCTCCAACTGGTTCCCCGCCCCCCCGAGAGCAACCGACTTCAGGAACCG CTCAGCAGCACCCGGGATGAGTCCAAACAGGAAGTGGCCTCGTCTCGTGGGAGCCAGGCCTTCCCTCCCGACGTGGAGCAGGCGGCCGTCGCACGGGGCCGCGGCGCTCTGCCCTCGGCCGTCTGCCCGGACGCTACGGCGGCAG TCGCGCGCCTTCCGGCGGAGTCCACGCGTGGGGACACCGTCCCGGCTGG TATTATGGGATGGATCGTCGGCAGCCTGGAGCGCACCTTACCCCGGCCCGCGCGCCAGCAG GAAGCTGACGATGACGTTCAAGAGT CGGTTGTGAAGAAGAGCCAGCTGCAACCTTTGGATGTCCAGCCGTCAGCAAAAGACGCCGATGAGGAGAAGCGGGGGGACAACCAG TTTGAAGATGAGGGCCCGACTCCGCCCGAGGAGAACGTCGAGACGGATGCCGGCCAGGCGGTTCCGGCTCCTGTGGAGGAACG CCTGCGGCGGCAGCGTCTGGAGGCCGCCCGTGTGGCTGAGGACGTGGCCAGGAAGGCGGCGCTGGAGGCCGTGCGACGGCTGGAGGCAGAACACTCGGCTGCCTCGCGCATCCGACA ACTTCCAAACATCCCGGAGGAGCAAAACGAGGACCGACCCGG GCGCTCGGCCGGCTCACCGGAAGTCACGGGCGCCCTTTCCGCGagttcggccggccggccagacgACCGGGTAGAGTCACCCTGGAGACCCGAAGCGGCTGTCGATTGCTGTTCAGCAGGTCTGCGACTGGAAACGGGAATCCCCGAGATTGTTACGCCGCCACCGAGCTGCTCCCCCGAGCCGGCACTCAG CAGGACCGCAGAGCTCTCGGCGGAGCAGGAGGATGACGACGACGCCGACGAGTCGGTGAGGGTCGGACTCGAGTCTGAGACCTGTCGAGGGGACTTGCTGACTgcaga CGTCCGTCCGGCGTCTGCGGCCAGCGTCGGAAGCGTCGTGGTCCAGGACCGCCTCTGCCAGCTGGTACGGCTCTTCAAAGGTCGGACGGAACGCCACAAAGACCGTCTGGTGGATCCGGACGATTCGGAGCAGGAAAGTCCCACCGCCT CTCCCAGCAAAGCTCCGCCTcccccaccctcacccccacctggaGCAGACGAGATGGAAGCCCCCATGGGTGGAAAGGAAGAAGAAGCTGCGTTACGCCTCGACATTCTGGGACATCCACTTCAAATTCCCAAACTCGCAATGCCCAAATGGCTCGGAGCCATGGCGGAGTTCCGGTTCCCCTCCAGCATTGACCCGTTCACCG ACTTGGTCTACGTGCTGTGGCTGTTCTTGGTGGTCGCGGCCTGGAACTGGAACGTTTGGCTGATACCCGTTCGCTGGGCCTTTCCCTACCAGTCCCCGGAGAACCTCCACCTTTGGCTCCTGGTCGACTACACCTGCGATCTGGTTTACATTGTGGACATCCTGATCTTCCAGCCCCGCCTACAGTTTGTCCGCGGGGGGGACATTGTG TGTGATAAAAAAGCCATGCAAGAAAACTACATGACCACCGAGAGATTCAAG ATGGACGTTATCAGTCTGTTTCCCATGGAAATCTTCTACTACTGGACAGGAGTCACGTCTCTGCTAAGATTCCCTCGCCTGCTCAAG tACCATGTTTTCTTCGAGTTTAACGACAGAATGGAAGCGGTGATGAAGAAGGCCTACATCTACAG GGTGATCCGGACCTCCACCTACCTACTGTACTCTCTGCACATCAACGCGTGCCTGTTCTACTGGGGCTCCGACTACCAAGGCTTAGGTTCAACCAAGTGGGTTTACGACGGAAAAGGCAACGC TTACATCCGATGTTACTACTTTGCGGTGAAGACGTTGATCACCATTGGTGGTCTTCCCGACCCAACCACCGTCTTTGAGATCTGCTTTCAGCTCATCAACTATTTTGTGGGCGTCTTCGCTTTCTCCATCATGATCGGACAG ATGAGGGACGTGGTGGGGGCGGCCACGGCTGGCGAGAACTACTACCGGGCCTGCGTGGACGGCACCGCCAAATACATGAACTCGTATGACATTCCCAAGGCCGTCCGTAACCGGATCAAGACCTGGTACGACTACACGTGGAAGAGCCAAGGCATGCTGG ACGAGCAAGAGTTGCTGCTGCAGCTTCCTGCCAAGATGAGACTGGACATGGCTGTGGATGTCAACTACTCCATCGTTAGCAAGGTGGCGCTCTTCCAG GGTTGTGATCGTCAAATGGTGTTTGACATGCTGACAAGACTCAAATCTGTTGTCTACCTGCCAGGAGACTTTGTGTGTAAGAAG GGTGAGATCGGCAGGGAAATGTACATCATCAAGCAGGGCGAGGTCCAAGTGGTGGGCGGTCCAGACCTTCAGACAGTTTTTGTCACCATCAGGGCAGGCTCAGTGTTTGGCGAGATCAG TTTGTTGGCCGGGGGCGGAGGAAACCGTCGCACTGCCAACGTGAAGGCACATGGATTCGCCAACCTGTTCATCCTGGACAAGAAGGACCTGGCAGAAATCCTGGTTCACTATCCAGAGTCCCAGAAACTTCTCCGCAAGAAGGCCAA GACCATGCTGACTAAGGACAAGAAGCCGGAGGAAAAGGGAGGCGGCAAAGAGGCCGCCCAGGTCATCCCGGTCCCACCAGACACGCCCAAAATGTTCAAGGCGGCCATGCGGGTGACGGCGCAGGCGGGAATGGCGGGAACCTTCGCCAAACTCAAGAAGCGCTCGGGCCAGCCTCAG GCTCCGGACTCTCCTTGCCCACCGGCCGTCACCATGACATCAGCGACGGAAGGGGAGGAGCTTCTAGCGGTGGAGGCGGCGACATCTAAAGACCAGCAGCAAGTGGACGGAGCAGAGACTGGAGTGGGGGAAGACGCCAAGTGA
- the LOC125967426 gene encoding cyclic nucleotide-gated channel beta-3 isoform X3 — translation MSPNRKWPRLVGARPSLPTWSRRPSHGAAALCPRPSARTLRRQSRAFRRSPRVGTPSRLGESLAQTPAARPLRHFLHVSPLQYYGMDRRQPGAHLTPARAPAAVVKKSQLQPLDVQPSAKDADEEKRGDNQFEDEGPTPPEENVETDAGQAVPAPVEERLRRQRLEAARVAEDVARKAALEAVRRLEAEHSAASRIRQLPNIPEEQNEDRPGRSAGSPEVTGALSASSAGRPDDRVESPWRPEAAVDCCSAGLRLETGIPEIVTPPPSCSPEPALSRTAELSAEQEDDDDADESVRVGLESETCRGDLLTADVRPASAASVGSVVVQDRLCQLVRLFKGRTERHKDRLVDPDDSEQESPTASPSKAPPPPPSPPPGADEMEAPMGGKEEEAALRLDILGHPLQIPKLAMPKWLGAMAEFRFPSSIDPFTDLVYVLWLFLVVAAWNWNVWLIPVRWAFPYQSPENLHLWLLVDYTCDLVYIVDILIFQPRLQFVRGGDIVCDKKAMQENYMTTERFKMDVISLFPMEIFYYWTGVTSLLRFPRLLKYHVFFEFNDRMEAVMKKAYIYRVIRTSTYLLYSLHINACLFYWGSDYQGLGSTKWVYDGKGNAYIRCYYFAVKTLITIGGLPDPTTVFEICFQLINYFVGVFAFSIMIGQMRDVVGAATAGENYYRACVDGTAKYMNSYDIPKAVRNRIKTWYDYTWKSQGMLDEQELLLQLPAKMRLDMAVDVNYSIVSKVALFQGCDRQMVFDMLTRLKSVVYLPGDFVCKKGEIGREMYIIKQGEVQVVGGPDLQTVFVTIRAGSVFGEISLLAGGGGNRRTANVKAHGFANLFILDKKDLAEILVHYPESQKLLRKKAKTMLTKDKKPEEKGGGKEAAQVIPVPPDTPKMFKAAMRVTAQAGMAGTFAKLKKRSGQPQAPDSPCPPAVTMTSATEGEELLAVEAATSKDQQQVDGAETGVGEDAK, via the exons ATGAGTCCAAACAGGAAGTGGCCTCGTCTCGTGGGAGCCAGGCCTTCCCTCCCGACGTGGAGCAGGCGGCCGTCGCACGGGGCCGCGGCGCTCTGCCCTCGGCCGTCTGCCCGGACGCTACGGCGGCAG TCGCGCGCCTTCCGGCGGAGTCCACGCGTGGGGACACCGTCCCGGCTGGGTGAGTCTCTCGCGCAGACGCCCGCGGCGAGGCCTCTGAGGCACTTCCTCCACGTCTCCCCTTTGCAGTATTATGGGATGGATCGTCGGCAGCCTGGAGCGCACCTTACCCCGGCCCGCGCGCCAGCAG CGGTTGTGAAGAAGAGCCAGCTGCAACCTTTGGATGTCCAGCCGTCAGCAAAAGACGCCGATGAGGAGAAGCGGGGGGACAACCAG TTTGAAGATGAGGGCCCGACTCCGCCCGAGGAGAACGTCGAGACGGATGCCGGCCAGGCGGTTCCGGCTCCTGTGGAGGAACG CCTGCGGCGGCAGCGTCTGGAGGCCGCCCGTGTGGCTGAGGACGTGGCCAGGAAGGCGGCGCTGGAGGCCGTGCGACGGCTGGAGGCAGAACACTCGGCTGCCTCGCGCATCCGACA ACTTCCAAACATCCCGGAGGAGCAAAACGAGGACCGACCCGG GCGCTCGGCCGGCTCACCGGAAGTCACGGGCGCCCTTTCCGCGagttcggccggccggccagacgACCGGGTAGAGTCACCCTGGAGACCCGAAGCGGCTGTCGATTGCTGTTCAGCAGGTCTGCGACTGGAAACGGGAATCCCCGAGATTGTTACGCCGCCACCGAGCTGCTCCCCCGAGCCGGCACTCAG CAGGACCGCAGAGCTCTCGGCGGAGCAGGAGGATGACGACGACGCCGACGAGTCGGTGAGGGTCGGACTCGAGTCTGAGACCTGTCGAGGGGACTTGCTGACTgcaga CGTCCGTCCGGCGTCTGCGGCCAGCGTCGGAAGCGTCGTGGTCCAGGACCGCCTCTGCCAGCTGGTACGGCTCTTCAAAGGTCGGACGGAACGCCACAAAGACCGTCTGGTGGATCCGGACGATTCGGAGCAGGAAAGTCCCACCGCCT CTCCCAGCAAAGCTCCGCCTcccccaccctcacccccacctggaGCAGACGAGATGGAAGCCCCCATGGGTGGAAAGGAAGAAGAAGCTGCGTTACGCCTCGACATTCTGGGACATCCACTTCAAATTCCCAAACTCGCAATGCCCAAATGGCTCGGAGCCATGGCGGAGTTCCGGTTCCCCTCCAGCATTGACCCGTTCACCG ACTTGGTCTACGTGCTGTGGCTGTTCTTGGTGGTCGCGGCCTGGAACTGGAACGTTTGGCTGATACCCGTTCGCTGGGCCTTTCCCTACCAGTCCCCGGAGAACCTCCACCTTTGGCTCCTGGTCGACTACACCTGCGATCTGGTTTACATTGTGGACATCCTGATCTTCCAGCCCCGCCTACAGTTTGTCCGCGGGGGGGACATTGTG TGTGATAAAAAAGCCATGCAAGAAAACTACATGACCACCGAGAGATTCAAG ATGGACGTTATCAGTCTGTTTCCCATGGAAATCTTCTACTACTGGACAGGAGTCACGTCTCTGCTAAGATTCCCTCGCCTGCTCAAG tACCATGTTTTCTTCGAGTTTAACGACAGAATGGAAGCGGTGATGAAGAAGGCCTACATCTACAG GGTGATCCGGACCTCCACCTACCTACTGTACTCTCTGCACATCAACGCGTGCCTGTTCTACTGGGGCTCCGACTACCAAGGCTTAGGTTCAACCAAGTGGGTTTACGACGGAAAAGGCAACGC TTACATCCGATGTTACTACTTTGCGGTGAAGACGTTGATCACCATTGGTGGTCTTCCCGACCCAACCACCGTCTTTGAGATCTGCTTTCAGCTCATCAACTATTTTGTGGGCGTCTTCGCTTTCTCCATCATGATCGGACAG ATGAGGGACGTGGTGGGGGCGGCCACGGCTGGCGAGAACTACTACCGGGCCTGCGTGGACGGCACCGCCAAATACATGAACTCGTATGACATTCCCAAGGCCGTCCGTAACCGGATCAAGACCTGGTACGACTACACGTGGAAGAGCCAAGGCATGCTGG ACGAGCAAGAGTTGCTGCTGCAGCTTCCTGCCAAGATGAGACTGGACATGGCTGTGGATGTCAACTACTCCATCGTTAGCAAGGTGGCGCTCTTCCAG GGTTGTGATCGTCAAATGGTGTTTGACATGCTGACAAGACTCAAATCTGTTGTCTACCTGCCAGGAGACTTTGTGTGTAAGAAG GGTGAGATCGGCAGGGAAATGTACATCATCAAGCAGGGCGAGGTCCAAGTGGTGGGCGGTCCAGACCTTCAGACAGTTTTTGTCACCATCAGGGCAGGCTCAGTGTTTGGCGAGATCAG TTTGTTGGCCGGGGGCGGAGGAAACCGTCGCACTGCCAACGTGAAGGCACATGGATTCGCCAACCTGTTCATCCTGGACAAGAAGGACCTGGCAGAAATCCTGGTTCACTATCCAGAGTCCCAGAAACTTCTCCGCAAGAAGGCCAA GACCATGCTGACTAAGGACAAGAAGCCGGAGGAAAAGGGAGGCGGCAAAGAGGCCGCCCAGGTCATCCCGGTCCCACCAGACACGCCCAAAATGTTCAAGGCGGCCATGCGGGTGACGGCGCAGGCGGGAATGGCGGGAACCTTCGCCAAACTCAAGAAGCGCTCGGGCCAGCCTCAG GCTCCGGACTCTCCTTGCCCACCGGCCGTCACCATGACATCAGCGACGGAAGGGGAGGAGCTTCTAGCGGTGGAGGCGGCGACATCTAAAGACCAGCAGCAAGTGGACGGAGCAGAGACTGGAGTGGGGGAAGACGCCAAGTGA